A single window of Candidatus Rokuibacteriota bacterium DNA harbors:
- a CDS encoding IS110 family transposase, with the protein MDHIGIDVHKRESQIYILAEGDEVVEQRIRTEPERFAAVLGTRPRARILIEASTDSEWVARCLEALGHEVLVADPNFAPMYATRSRKVKTDRRDARALAEACLLGAYRPAHRLCDPQRHVRGRLGVRDALVHTRPRYISLIRALLRQQGYRVPSGSAERCVDRVQALPLPGRLRSVVAPLLAVMRPLNQQLAYSDATIEHLAVQDPRVPRLRSVPCIGPVTAAAFLAAIDDAQRFRHAHQLEASLGLVPREHSSGDTQRRGPITKAGHSRTRWLLIQAAVSILRRHPPQAEELRTWALRLAARRGKHVAVVALARRLAGILYALLRDGSVFEPQRVRPPRPTAAALVGV; encoded by the coding sequence ATCCGCACCGAGCCCGAGCGCTTCGCCGCCGTGCTTGGCACCCGGCCCCGGGCGCGGATTCTGATTGAGGCCTCGACCGACAGCGAATGGGTGGCCCGCTGCCTCGAGGCCCTCGGCCACGAGGTCCTCGTCGCCGATCCGAACTTCGCGCCCATGTATGCCACCCGCTCCCGCAAGGTCAAGACCGACCGGCGCGATGCCCGGGCCCTGGCCGAGGCCTGCCTGCTCGGCGCCTACCGCCCCGCCCATCGCCTCTGCGATCCCCAGCGCCACGTGCGGGGCCGCCTCGGGGTCCGCGACGCCCTGGTCCACACGCGCCCGCGCTACATCTCGCTCATCCGGGCCCTGCTCCGCCAGCAGGGCTACCGCGTGCCGTCCGGCAGTGCGGAGAGGTGTGTCGACCGCGTTCAGGCCCTGCCCCTGCCGGGCCGCTTGCGCTCGGTGGTCGCGCCGCTGCTCGCCGTCATGCGGCCCCTCAACCAGCAGCTCGCGTACTCCGACGCGACGATCGAGCACCTCGCCGTCCAGGATCCCCGCGTGCCGCGGTTGCGCTCGGTCCCCTGTATCGGCCCCGTCACCGCCGCCGCCTTCCTCGCCGCCATCGACGACGCCCAGCGCTTCCGCCACGCCCATCAGCTCGAAGCCTCCCTCGGCCTCGTACCCCGCGAGCACAGCTCCGGCGACACGCAGCGCCGCGGCCCCATCACCAAGGCGGGCCACTCGCGCACCCGCTGGCTCCTGATTCAGGCCGCCGTCTCGATCCTCCGCCGACACCCGCCGCAGGCGGAGGAGCTGCGGACCTGGGCCCTGCGTCTCGCCGCGCGCCGCGGCAAACACGTCGCCGTCGTCGCCCTCGCCCGTCGTCTCGCCGGCATCCTCTATGCGCTGCTGCGCGATGGCAGCGTGTTCGAGCCCCAGCGCGTTCGGCCTCCGCGTCCCACGGCTGCCGCCCTCGTGGGCGTGTGA